The Streptomyces sp. NBC_00576 genome contains the following window.
AAGCGGGGGCCTGGGGGCGGCAGCCCCCAGAGACGCCCACACCAACACCCGGCACCTACACCGGAACGTGCACTGTAGAAACCCTGCTCACAACCAACCGCTCCGACTCCCGCCGCGCCGCCCGCTTCCGCAACCGCAGGATCTGGCTGACGCCAACCCCTTGCAACAGGAACACGAACGAGAACGCGACGGTGTAGTTGTCCCCGGTCGCGTCCAGCACCACGCCGACCGCGAACAGCGTCGTCATCGAGGCGACGAACCCGCCCATGTTGGTGATCCCGGAGGCCGTCCCCTGACGCTCGGGCGGATTGGCGGGCCGGGCGAAGTCGAAGCCGAGCATCGAGGCGGGCCCGCAGGCCCCCAGCACCGTGCACAGCAGCACCAGCAGCCACATCGGGTCGTGTTCGATGCCGGCCACCGCCGGGTAGGCGAGCGTCACCGCCCACATCACCGCCGTGATGCCCACCGTGCCCAGCGCCAGCGGCAGCCGCGCCGTGTGGTGCCGGGCGACGATCTGGCCGTACACCAGGCCGATCACCATGTTCGACAGCACGACCAGCGTCAGCAGCTCCCCCGCCGTGGCCCGCGTAAGGCCCTGCGCCTCGACGAGGAACGGCAGGCCCCACAGCAGCAGGAACACCATCGCCGGGAACTGGGTGGTGAAGTGCACCCACAGACCGAGCCGCGTCCCGGGCTCACGCCACGAAGCGGCGATCTGCCGGCGCACGTACGCGGCCCCCTGATGCGGGAACGGCTCCGGCTCGTGCCCGTCCGGGTGATCCCTGAGGAACAGGAGCATCAGCACCAGCACGACCACGCCCGCGACCGCGCTGCCCGCGAAGGCCGCCGTCCACCCGACGCCGTGCAGCAGCCGGGCCAGGACGAGCGTCGAGACGAGGTTGCCCGCCATCCCGGCCAGCCCCGCCAGCTGCGCGATCATCGGCCCGCGCCGCGCCGGGAACCACCGGGAACCCAGCCGCAGCACACTGATGAACGTCATCGCGTCGCCGCACCCGAGCAGCGCGCGGGAGGCGAGGGCGGTGCCGTACGAGGGGGAGAACGCGAACCCCAGCTGCCCGGCCGTGAACAGCACCACCCCGATGGTCAGCACCTTTTTCGTGCCGAGCCGGTCGACGAGCAGCCCGACCGGTATCTGCATGCCCGAGTAGACGAGGAGCTGGAGGATCGAGAAGGTGGACAGCGCGGACGCGCCCACGTGGAAACGGTCGGCGGCGTCGAGTCCCGCCACCCCCAGGGACGTACGGAAGATGACGGCGACGAAGTAGACCGAAACACCCACGGACCAGACAAGGACGGCGCGGCGCCCACCTGGGGGTCCCCCCTCTGGGGGAGGATCGCCGGGCAGCGAACCGGGGCCTGAACCGGACGCTGAACCTGAACCGCCCTTCACAGCACCCTCGCGGCTCATCGGACCTCACCCCGCGCCAGGTTGGAGAACCAGCTGACGTGCCGGTGCACGATCGCGACCGCCGCCTCCGCGTCGCCCGAGCGCAGCGCGTCGAGGATCTCCCGGTGCTCGGTGAGCGTCTTGGTGATGCGGTCGGGGTGGGCGTGCATGACGGCGACGCCCATCCTCAGCTGCCGGTCGCGCAGTTGGTCGTACAGCCTGGAGAGGATCTCGTTGCCTCCGCTGCGGACTATCTCGGCGTGGAAGCAGCGGTCGGTCACGGCCGCGCCCGCGAGGTCCCCGGCGGCGGCCTGCTCGCGCTGTCGTTCGAGCAGTTCGGTGAGCCGGGCGATGAGCTGCGGCGAGGCGGGCACCGCCTTGCGGATGGTGTGCTCCTCGACCAGTTGCCGGGTCTCGACGACGTCCGCGATCTCCTGTGCGGAGACGGGCAGGACGAGCGCGCCCTTCTTCGGGTAGAGCTTGATCAGCCCCTCGGCCTCCAGGCGCAGCAGCGCCTCGCGCACCGGCGTGCGCGACACCCCGACGGCCTCGGCCAGTTCACCTTCGGTGAGCAGGGTCCCGCCTTCGTAACGGCGGTCCAGGACACCCTCTTTGACGTGGGTGTAGACGCGGTCGGCGGCGGGAGGTTGCTTCACGTGCGGCACGGCCAGGCTGCTCATGGCGACATCATAGATACATCACGTACGCATGAGGGCGGCCGTCCGCCATATGGACCGATCCCGTGGACCGATCCCCGCTCGGGGCGTGACGTCGCCGCACGGACAGCAGTTCAATCCCAGGAAGGGTCGCGGGAACCACGCAGCGCCATACGGCGTCCCTCGGAAAGGGAAAATCGGGGAACCCGCCTCAGCACGCGCACAACCAACTGTGCTAGTTACGAGTCACATGAGAGCGGCGTTTACGCCGACTCGGCCAACTCGGCCGCTCTCCAGTGGCATTCGGACGATTCAGACGCAATCGGGGTATTGAAGTTGATAACCGGCATCCAGGGCATCCGTTTCCGCAGAGCCGCAGCTGTCGTGGTCACCACCGGCGCTGTGCTCGCGACCGGAGCGCTCACCGCGGCGCCCGCGCAGGCCGCTGTGGCCGTTCCGACGATCGTCGCCAAGGGCGGCTATCTGATGAACAACGCCAACAGCACGACGCTGTACGGCAAGGCCGCCGACACCAAGCTGTCCACCGGTTCCACCACGAAGATAATGACGGCGAAGGTCGTGCTGGCACAGCCGAACCTGAACCTCAACACCAAGGTCACGATCCAGAAGGCGTACAGCGACTACATCGTCGCCAACAACGCCTCCTCGGCCCGGCTGATCGTCGGTGACAAGGTCACCGTCCGCCAGCTGCTGTACGGGTTGATGCTGCCGTCGGGCTGCGACGCGGCGTACGCGCTCGCGGACAAGTTCGGCACCGGCTCGACGCGTGCCCTCCGGGTGAAGTCGTTCATCGGCAAGATGAACGCCACGGCCCGGAGCCTCGGCATGACGAACACGAAGTTCGACAGCTTCGACGGCATCGGCAACGGGGCGAACTACTCGACCCCGCGCGACCTGACGAAGCTCGCCAGCAACGCCATGAAGACCGGCGCCTTCCGCGCGATTGTGAGGACGAAGGACTTCAAGGAGAAGGTCACCACCTCGAACGGTGGCACCCGTTGGATGGCGTGGGAGAACACCAACAAGCCGCTGATGAACGGCTACGCCGGCACCATCGGCATCAAGACCGGCTCCGGCCCGCAGGCCAAGTACTGCCTGGTCTTCGCCGCGACCCGCAACGGCAAGACGGTCATCGGCACGGTCCTCGCCTCCTCGTCGGTCGCCAACCGCACGGCGGACGCGAAGAAGCTGATGAACTACGGCTTCGCGCGCCTGGGCTGACACCCGGCACGCACGCATGACGAAGGGGGCCCACTCCGGTGGGCCCCCTTCCTCATGCGGTCACTCTCTTACGCCAGGGTGATGGGCTACGCCCAGGTGATGAGCTTCTTCGGCTGCTCCAGGATCGCCGCCACGTCCGCCAGCACCTTGGACCCCAACTCCCCGTCCACCAGCCGGTGGTCGAAGGAGAGGGCCAGGGTCGTCACCTGACGGGGCTTCACCTTGCCCTTGTGGACCCACGGCTGGAGCCTGATCGCACCGACCGCGAGGATCGCGGACTCACCGGGCGGCAGGATCGGCGTGCCCGTGTCGACGCCGAAGACGCCGACGTTCGTGATCGTCACCGTGCCGCCCTGCATGGCCCCGGGCGAGGTCTTGCCGTCCCGTGCCGTGGACACCAACTCGCCGAGTGCCGCCGCCAGTTGCGGGAGCGTCTTCTCGTGGGCGTCCTTGATGTTCGGGACGATCAGACCACGCGGAGTGGCCGCCGCGATGCCCAGGTTGACGTAGTGCTTGAGCACGATCTCCTGGTTCGCCTCGTCCCAGGACGCGTTGATCTCCGGGTGACGCCTGATCGCGACCAGCAGGGCCTTGGCGATCAGGAGCAGCGGGTTCACCCGCAGCCCCGTCATCCCGTAGTCCTCGGGGGCCCGCTTCAGCTCCTCCACCAGCTTCAGCGTGCGCGTCACGTCCACCGTCACGAACTCCGTGACATGCGGCGCCGTGAACGCCGAGCCGACCATCGCCGCCGCGGTCGCCTTCCGTACGCCCCTGACCGGGACGCGCGTCTCCCGCGTGCCGTCGTACGTGGTCACCGGCGCCGGTACGGCGGGGGCGGCCGGCGTCGCGCGCACCGGCTCGGGGGCGGCCGGTGCCACCGCCGCGTGCACGTCCTCGCGCGTGATGACGCCGTCGGGGCCCGACGGGGTCACCGTCGTGAGGTCGATGCCGAGATCCTTGGCGAGCTTGCGCACCGGCGGCTTCGCCAGTGGGCGGGCGGAGGCCACCGTGGCCCCTCCGGCGAGGGCCATGACATCACTGTGGCCGTTCAGCTCCTGCTGGACCGCCGCGGCGACCTCCCGGGCCGGGACCTCGGCGCCCTTGCGGGGGCGCCGCTTGGTCGAGGAGACGGCCACGCCGTAGCCGACGAGGACCGGCTGGCGGGCCTGCGGCTTCTCCTCCCCCGACGCTTCCCCGGGTGCCTTCGCGGGTGCTGCCGCCGCAGCCGTGGCCTTCTCGGCCTCCACGGGAGGCGCACCCCCGGCGCCGCCCGTCACGTCCACCGCGATGATCGACGTACCCACGTCGACCGTCGTGCCCTCGGGGAAGTGGAGTGAGCGCACGACCCCGTCGTACGGGATGGGCAGTTCGACGGCCGCCTTGGCGGTCTCGACCTCGCACACCACCTGGCCGTCGGTGACCGTGTCGCCCGGCTGGACGTACCACTTGAGGATCTCGGCCTCGGTGAGTCCCTCGCCCACGTCGGGCATGGTGAACTCGCGAACGGACGCGTCAGTCATTGTCGTCACGTCCCTCTCCTCAGTACGCAAGCGAGCGGTCGACGGCGTCGAGCACCCGGTCCAGGCTCGGTAGGTACTCGTCCTCGAGGCGCGCCGGCGGGTACGGGGCGTGGTAGCCGCCGACCCTGAGCACCGGGGCCTCCAGGTGGTAGAAGCAGCGCTCCGTGATCCGGGCGGCGATCTCCGCGCCCGAGCCGAAGAACACCGGCGCCTCGTGCACGACGACCAGACGGCGGGTCTTCTCGACCGAGGCCTGGACGGTGTCGAAGTCGAGCGGGGAGACCGACCGGAGGTCGAGGACCTCCAGGGACCGGCCCTCCTCGGCCGCCGCGTTCGCGACCTCCAGGCACAGCTTCACCATCGGGCCGTAGGCGGCGAGGGTGAGGTCGGTGCCCTCGCGGACCACCTGGGCCTTGTGGAGCGGGCCGGGAATGGCTTCGAAATCGACCTCGGCCTTGTCCCAATAGCGCCGCTTCGGCTCGAAGAAGATCACCGGGTCGTTGCTCTGGATGGCCTGCTGCATCATCCAGTACGCGTCCGAGGCGTTGGCCGGGGACACCACCTTGAGGCCCGCCACGTGCGCGAAGAGCGCCTCCGGGGACTCCGAGTGGTGCTCGACCGCGCCGATGCCCCCGCCGTACGGAATGCGGATGACGATCGGGAGCTTGATCTTGCCCAACGCACGCGCGTGCATCTTCGCGAGCTGGGTGACGATCTGGTCGTACGCCGGGAAGACGAAGCCGTCGAACTGGATCTCCACCACCGGGCGGTAGCCGCGCAGGGCGAGGCCGATGGCCGTACCGACGATGCCCGACTCGGCGAGCGGGGTGTCGATGATCCGGTCCTCGCCGAAGTCCTTCTGCAGACCGTCGGTGACCCGGAAGACACCACCGAGCTTGCCGACGTCCTCACCCATGATCAGGACCTTGGGGTCCGTCTCCAGCGCCTTGCGCAGCGATTCGTTGATCGCCTTGGCGAGGGCCATGCTCTTGGAAGTCACAGCCTTCGACGTCTGCGCTGTCACAGTCTCTGCCGCCATGGTCACGCCCCCTCCACATCCGTGAACGACGCCTGGTAGGCGGCGAACTGGGCCCGCTCCTCGTCCACGAGCGCATGCCCGTCGGCATAGGTGTGCTCGAAGATCGCGAAGGGGTCCGGGTCCGGCATGGCACGGACCACTTCGCGTACTCGCCTGCCCAACGACTCGCTCTCGGCCTCCAGTTCCGCGAAAAATCCCTCTTCCGCGTGGTTTGAGGCTTCCAAGTACGTGCGCAGGCGCGCGATCGGGTCCTTGGCCGCCCAGGCCGCCCGCTCGTCGTCGTGGCGGTAGCGGGTCGCGTCGTCGGAGGTCGTGTGGTCACCCATGCGGTACGTGTACGCCTCGACGAGCGTCGGTCCCTCGCCGTTGCGGGCCCGCTCCAGGGCCCACTTCGTCACCGCGAGGACGGCCAGCACGTCGTTGCCGTCCACCCGAACGCCGGGGAAGCCGTAGCCCTGCGCGCGCTGGTAGAGCGGGACGCGGGTCTGACGCTCGGTCGGCTCGGAGATGGCCCACTGGTTGTTCTGGCAGAAGAACACCACGGGGGCGTTGTAGACCGAGGCGAAGGTGAAGGACTCGGCGACGTCGCCCTGGCTGGAGGCACCGTCCCCGAAGTAC
Protein-coding sequences here:
- a CDS encoding alpha-ketoacid dehydrogenase subunit beta yields the protein MAAETVTAQTSKAVTSKSMALAKAINESLRKALETDPKVLIMGEDVGKLGGVFRVTDGLQKDFGEDRIIDTPLAESGIVGTAIGLALRGYRPVVEIQFDGFVFPAYDQIVTQLAKMHARALGKIKLPIVIRIPYGGGIGAVEHHSESPEALFAHVAGLKVVSPANASDAYWMMQQAIQSNDPVIFFEPKRRYWDKAEVDFEAIPGPLHKAQVVREGTDLTLAAYGPMVKLCLEVANAAAEEGRSLEVLDLRSVSPLDFDTVQASVEKTRRLVVVHEAPVFFGSGAEIAARITERCFYHLEAPVLRVGGYHAPYPPARLEDEYLPSLDRVLDAVDRSLAY
- a CDS encoding D-alanyl-D-alanine carboxypeptidase family protein; its protein translation is MITGIQGIRFRRAAAVVVTTGAVLATGALTAAPAQAAVAVPTIVAKGGYLMNNANSTTLYGKAADTKLSTGSTTKIMTAKVVLAQPNLNLNTKVTIQKAYSDYIVANNASSARLIVGDKVTVRQLLYGLMLPSGCDAAYALADKFGTGSTRALRVKSFIGKMNATARSLGMTNTKFDSFDGIGNGANYSTPRDLTKLASNAMKTGAFRAIVRTKDFKEKVTTSNGGTRWMAWENTNKPLMNGYAGTIGIKTGSGPQAKYCLVFAATRNGKTVIGTVLASSSVANRTADAKKLMNYGFARLG
- a CDS encoding dihydrolipoamide acetyltransferase family protein, with the protein product MTTMTDASVREFTMPDVGEGLTEAEILKWYVQPGDTVTDGQVVCEVETAKAAVELPIPYDGVVRSLHFPEGTTVDVGTSIIAVDVTGGAGGAPPVEAEKATAAAAAPAKAPGEASGEEKPQARQPVLVGYGVAVSSTKRRPRKGAEVPAREVAAAVQQELNGHSDVMALAGGATVASARPLAKPPVRKLAKDLGIDLTTVTPSGPDGVITREDVHAAVAPAAPEPVRATPAAPAVPAPVTTYDGTRETRVPVRGVRKATAAAMVGSAFTAPHVTEFVTVDVTRTLKLVEELKRAPEDYGMTGLRVNPLLLIAKALLVAIRRHPEINASWDEANQEIVLKHYVNLGIAAATPRGLIVPNIKDAHEKTLPQLAAALGELVSTARDGKTSPGAMQGGTVTITNVGVFGVDTGTPILPPGESAILAVGAIRLQPWVHKGKVKPRQVTTLALSFDHRLVDGELGSKVLADVAAILEQPKKLITWA
- a CDS encoding GntR family transcriptional regulator produces the protein MSSLAVPHVKQPPAADRVYTHVKEGVLDRRYEGGTLLTEGELAEAVGVSRTPVREALLRLEAEGLIKLYPKKGALVLPVSAQEIADVVETRQLVEEHTIRKAVPASPQLIARLTELLERQREQAAAGDLAGAAVTDRCFHAEIVRSGGNEILSRLYDQLRDRQLRMGVAVMHAHPDRITKTLTEHREILDALRSGDAEAAVAIVHRHVSWFSNLARGEVR
- a CDS encoding MFS transporter, with the protein product MSREGAVKGGSGSASGSGPGSLPGDPPPEGGPPGGRRAVLVWSVGVSVYFVAVIFRTSLGVAGLDAADRFHVGASALSTFSILQLLVYSGMQIPVGLLVDRLGTKKVLTIGVVLFTAGQLGFAFSPSYGTALASRALLGCGDAMTFISVLRLGSRWFPARRGPMIAQLAGLAGMAGNLVSTLVLARLLHGVGWTAAFAGSAVAGVVVLVLMLLFLRDHPDGHEPEPFPHQGAAYVRRQIAASWREPGTRLGLWVHFTTQFPAMVFLLLWGLPFLVEAQGLTRATAGELLTLVVLSNMVIGLVYGQIVARHHTARLPLALGTVGITAVMWAVTLAYPAVAGIEHDPMWLLVLLCTVLGACGPASMLGFDFARPANPPERQGTASGITNMGGFVASMTTLFAVGVVLDATGDNYTVAFSFVFLLQGVGVSQILRLRKRAARRESERLVVSRVSTVHVPV